The following proteins are encoded in a genomic region of Desulfosporosinus youngiae DSM 17734:
- a CDS encoding zinc ribbon domain-containing protein — MAKKKTSKNIPLPILILISAVLLFAMYLSLSTLALAIWGDSVMGTVDSYQARLDDTDAGQNRSRTVSKGYWFVVNGKEYRGYVIYSSDEAWPSLDEGKTRSERIRYLGLFPYVNKPSALCEFDEMGEVAIIYHILSPIGYLLLLLLVIRTARRGKKKKPAARKPAAPQIVRSDTDMFCRGCGNKLTEGAAFCSACGANTQTGAPGVCTACGAKLPEGAEFCIGCGKAVNLRTPEPMEVSQAASSAPPQGGSGLVGFSDRCNSPEILAAAQKNKKSSIGCMWILVFVPLIGFPVAGLLMDDFPFGESLVIGVGIALFMLVVNLLALRKTKQPMWEGVVVNKYSKEKSEHRGGEDDNWRTYTEYNTIINTDAGKKKTIVEKDSGRHMYDYLSVGDRVRFHPRFGTYEKYDKSKDRIIYCNVCSMMNPIQNDRCKRCNNLLFK, encoded by the coding sequence ATGGCAAAGAAGAAAACAAGCAAAAACATTCCTCTGCCCATTCTCATCCTTATCAGCGCCGTGCTGCTGTTTGCCATGTATTTGAGCCTCTCTACGCTGGCGCTGGCGATATGGGGCGATTCCGTCATGGGTACGGTGGACAGCTATCAGGCGCGGTTGGATGATACCGACGCAGGGCAAAACCGCTCCCGCACCGTTTCCAAGGGCTATTGGTTTGTGGTAAACGGCAAAGAGTACCGAGGATATGTGATATATAGCAGTGACGAGGCATGGCCGTCCTTGGACGAGGGCAAAACGCGCTCCGAGCGCATCCGCTACCTTGGCCTTTTCCCATACGTCAACAAGCCCTCCGCGTTGTGCGAATTTGACGAGATGGGAGAGGTGGCAATTATTTACCATATTCTCTCGCCCATCGGTTATCTGCTTTTGCTGCTACTTGTCATCCGCACAGCCAGACGCGGGAAAAAGAAGAAACCAGCGGCGAGGAAACCCGCCGCGCCTCAAATAGTAAGGAGTGATACGGATATGTTTTGTCGGGGCTGTGGAAACAAACTGACGGAGGGTGCGGCTTTCTGTTCTGCCTGCGGCGCAAACACACAGACCGGCGCCCCCGGCGTGTGTACGGCCTGCGGCGCGAAGCTGCCGGAGGGAGCCGAATTTTGCATCGGTTGCGGCAAGGCGGTGAATTTGAGAACGCCGGAGCCGATGGAGGTAAGCCAAGCGGCATCTTCCGCTCCCCCACAGGGCGGCTCGGGGCTGGTCGGCTTTTCCGACAGGTGTAATTCGCCGGAGATACTGGCCGCCGCACAGAAAAACAAGAAATCCTCTATTGGCTGTATGTGGATATTGGTTTTCGTGCCACTCATCGGCTTTCCCGTCGCCGGTCTGCTGATGGACGATTTCCCCTTTGGAGAATCCCTTGTCATCGGTGTTGGCATTGCTCTTTTCATGCTGGTCGTTAATCTGCTGGCGTTGCGAAAGACCAAGCAGCCCATGTGGGAGGGCGTGGTCGTCAATAAGTACAGCAAGGAGAAAAGCGAGCATAGGGGCGGCGAGGACGACAACTGGCGAACTTATACGGAATATAACACGATCATCAACACCGACGCGGGCAAGAAAAAGACCATCGTGGAAAAGGACAGTGGTCGGCATATGTACGACTATCTTTCCGTTGGCGACAGGGTGCGGTTTCACCCAAGATTCGGTACATACGAGAAATACGATAAATCCAAAGACCGCATCATCTACTGCAACGTCTGCTCCATGATGAACCCCATACAAAATGATCGCTGCAAGAGGTGTAATAACCTGTTATTCAAATAA
- a CDS encoding DUF4418 family protein, which produces MKVKILNGKLAKVLGGLGAALGLLIVLTPFHLAPVCQGLLELNTGKMVHMRCHYTGQGEIFFGIIIVLVSLIFLFNQSLPAQKSLGGVLMILGLGVIILPTNQGIGVCMSPMECHATAKVLCVLGGLTIIVGLAAVFQEKIPGSTSKNI; this is translated from the coding sequence ATGAAGGTTAAAATTTTAAACGGAAAATTAGCTAAGGTTCTTGGCGGACTGGGGGCAGCGCTGGGCCTCTTGATCGTTTTGACTCCATTTCATCTTGCTCCCGTTTGTCAAGGTTTACTGGAATTAAACACAGGGAAGATGGTCCACATGCGCTGTCATTATACAGGTCAAGGGGAGATATTCTTCGGCATAATCATTGTTTTGGTCTCTCTAATCTTCCTGTTCAACCAATCCCTTCCTGCTCAGAAAAGTTTGGGCGGGGTTCTGATGATTTTGGGTTTAGGCGTGATTATTCTGCCCACCAATCAGGGGATCGGAGTTTGTATGAGCCCGATGGAATGCCATGCCACCGCTAAAGTGCTCTGTGTCTTGGGTGGCTTGACCATAATCGTTGGCTTGGCTGCGGTTTTCCAGGAAAAGATCCCTGGTTCGACTTCGAAGAACATTTAG
- a CDS encoding cytochrome b N-terminal domain-containing protein: MSWYKRRLFSVALEPKEVGVKDMLKEIAEHPVPKHARSFIFCFGGIAFLLFLVQVVTGIVLAFYYKPTMEGAYQSVMFINNEVFMGKALRSVHNIAANLMLVMVVLHFLRVVFTGAYKPPRQFNWVVGVFLLLLVIMFCFTGYLLPMDQVGYWAAIIGTKILGSIPVVGDQLLLLGQAGSKVTDYTLIRFFIIHIVILPVITIGLLIVHFLMIRKQGISGPL, from the coding sequence ATGTCATGGTACAAGAGGAGGTTGTTTAGCGTGGCGCTTGAGCCTAAAGAGGTCGGGGTAAAAGACATGCTTAAAGAAATCGCTGAACATCCTGTCCCTAAGCATGCCCGTAGTTTCATATTCTGTTTTGGCGGGATTGCGTTTTTGTTGTTTTTGGTTCAGGTTGTTACGGGCATCGTGCTGGCCTTTTATTACAAGCCGACCATGGAAGGGGCCTATCAGAGCGTGATGTTTATCAATAATGAGGTTTTTATGGGCAAGGCTTTGCGTTCGGTTCATAACATTGCGGCCAACCTGATGCTGGTTATGGTAGTTTTGCATTTTTTGCGGGTTGTTTTTACCGGCGCCTACAAGCCGCCCCGTCAGTTCAATTGGGTAGTAGGCGTATTCCTGCTGCTTTTGGTGATTATGTTTTGTTTCACGGGTTATCTCTTGCCTATGGATCAAGTAGGCTACTGGGCGGCAATTATCGGCACCAAGATCTTGGGGTCAATTCCTGTCGTCGGTGATCAGCTTTTACTGTTGGGACAGGCCGGAAGCAAGGTTACGGATTATACGCTGATACGGTTTTTTATTATCCATATCGTGATCCTGCCGGTCATTACCATCGGCTTGCTGATTGTTCATTTTTTAATGATCCGTAAACAGGGAATTTCCGGTCCACTGTAG
- a CDS encoding ABC transporter permease: protein MFAKLIWRNAKRRPWQQGLTLFVVMVCAAALAAGILLVWGIEKAGQSAVDNLGADVMAIPADAHFEPGQVLFTGVPANIYMNSEVLKEIETVPGVEALSAQFFSQTLNQSCCSLPEEYRLVGYDPQTDFLVRELLAKGVGRDLKNTEVIVGGNVPAFLGDRVVVLAEPFDVAGYLEPMGGSIDDTIFVPIETARRLAGKSPYLQEYWQEDGNPDELVSTVLIKTKEGADPSQVAKDIDRIRGIKSVTAGKLFSELKEELLVLKEILRLMLVIICGITIASLASRYSSLVLERQQELALLRALGTEKGSLFKLVMLETLCSGLAAAVMGCLVGYGLVLYLAKSLSRHSSFPFMLPEAAQLCAACLGVIVFILLICCLAAFWPARSSSRLDPVIALTEGELK from the coding sequence ATGTTTGCAAAATTGATTTGGCGGAATGCCAAAAGGCGGCCTTGGCAGCAAGGGCTTACCCTGTTTGTCGTTATGGTCTGCGCGGCCGCCCTGGCAGCCGGGATACTGTTGGTCTGGGGTATTGAGAAAGCAGGGCAAAGTGCCGTCGATAATCTGGGAGCGGACGTTATGGCTATACCGGCAGATGCTCACTTTGAACCTGGTCAAGTTCTATTTACCGGGGTGCCTGCCAATATCTATATGAATTCAGAAGTGTTGAAGGAGATTGAGACGGTTCCCGGTGTGGAAGCCCTATCGGCACAATTCTTCAGCCAGACTCTTAATCAAAGCTGTTGCAGCCTGCCGGAAGAATACCGGCTGGTTGGCTATGATCCACAAACGGATTTTCTGGTCAGGGAATTATTAGCGAAAGGGGTGGGCAGGGATTTAAAAAACACAGAGGTTATTGTCGGTGGGAATGTACCTGCTTTTCTGGGTGACAGGGTGGTGGTCTTAGCGGAGCCCTTTGATGTGGCCGGTTATTTGGAGCCGATGGGAGGAAGTATTGACGACACGATTTTTGTGCCCATCGAAACGGCCCGAAGACTTGCCGGAAAAAGTCCCTATTTACAGGAATATTGGCAAGAAGATGGGAACCCGGATGAGTTGGTTTCGACGGTGCTGATTAAAACCAAAGAGGGGGCCGACCCGAGTCAAGTCGCCAAAGATATCGACAGGATCCGTGGGATTAAAAGCGTGACAGCAGGGAAATTATTTTCCGAGCTTAAGGAAGAGCTCCTGGTGCTTAAAGAAATCCTGCGTTTGATGTTGGTCATTATCTGTGGAATCACCATAGCTTCTCTGGCATCACGCTATTCTTCCCTGGTACTGGAAAGACAGCAGGAATTGGCACTGCTGCGGGCACTGGGAACGGAAAAAGGAAGCCTGTTTAAGCTGGTCATGCTGGAAACCCTTTGCAGCGGACTGGCGGCAGCCGTCATGGGCTGTCTGGTCGGATATGGCTTGGTGCTTTATCTGGCGAAATCCCTTAGCAGACACAGTTCCTTTCCCTTTATGCTGCCTGAGGCAGCCCAGCTTTGTGCCGCGTGCTTGGGGGTCATCGTTTTTATTCTGCTCATCTGTTGTTTGGCAGCCTTCTGGCCGGCAAGAAGTTCGTCGCGCTTGGATCCCGTCATCGCTTTGACTGAAGGAGAGCTGAAGTAG
- a CDS encoding zinc ribbon domain-containing protein: MDKFITMLEAVEFAATRCTSWRFATADDKYDVKGLLVLAETSDSEDPIDEDSFYVVSPAGAIGLCEDGEDINWLFLSDNAPNEDLPLTHQAAPQIRFCPKCGALVVPATRFCGKCGNRL, from the coding sequence ATGGATAAATTTATTACCATGCTGGAGGCGGTGGAGTTTGCCGCCACGCGCTGCACAAGCTGGCGCTTTGCCACTGCCGATGATAAATACGACGTAAAAGGCTTGCTGGTGCTTGCCGAGACAAGCGACAGCGAAGACCCCATCGATGAGGACAGCTTTTATGTGGTTTCGCCCGCCGGAGCCATCGGCTTATGCGAGGACGGCGAGGACATCAACTGGCTGTTTCTGTCCGATAATGCACCGAATGAGGATTTGCCGCTCACACACCAAGCTGCCCCGCAGATAAGATTCTGCCCCAAATGCGGCGCTCTCGTCGTTCCAGCCACACGTTTTTGCGGAAAGTGCGGCAATAGACTATAA
- a CDS encoding zinc ribbon domain-containing protein — MGKYCTNCGKELHTGARFCAKCGAAVLDVPANPVPAAQPKPVPPMQPIVEAQPQKSAPPAVPPKRKNTAAPKKNGGRNTLCIVLSVLLLIQIAAVALYGWPGFMVGGGVKRPSVQKSDSFTLQEGQTAVSTDSGVTVDFGPYNAMDGEKVSVKELSADSDSIEGGTRTAYDISAGERTEFDGLLTITLPYDESETDSTDEEGSVLAEYYNRETGEWELVDYTVNTTDNTVAITTDHLSEYCTVTLKDAGSPYALLSKFSSKRLDDETALAILQEFEASGKPGEVGDSLLRGFYKQFLPIQYQQYLGDAEAELVHEVQGWLIDVSELAAQGGGYKQAANILEKSGYMLLGVSALSLGDTMIDAYKGNESAETVAAEAYKLSYNVGVALLDYKKITTGMVQLSMLGVIALDYSLNKFMVAADQTYKDALFNVVIAYNEEIHPWTEAEWYARIMGLYKNRGDDPEKFNAALRGIMENYSARYFFDNPEEQLVATNEAGLHAYTTGLLPETDAAREYCIEQYMARLGERLQPVLSDVAQRMRYDSLKAYSKNATELRQALNAPLEFEIIEEIPDGEKSKYAGATVVISRPGAPVGGAWTVGLDKDGRASLDATIVGYIQAGLPTQLRLWNKGDDHYEDAPALTQEFKVKEKITVIPLGGMRIEAKWFEGYWSQDPDYDPYLDVAIKILDEKTCAFYVGIMSRYTELDESKYYTCNYVFDPVGHTLIIENYKDFPDGVMLIACDKSEGQYGADYIQFRKGEGYQYSALGDVIRME; from the coding sequence ATGGGAAAATATTGTACGAATTGCGGCAAGGAGCTTCATACCGGCGCTCGCTTCTGCGCCAAATGCGGCGCGGCGGTGCTTGACGTGCCCGCGAATCCTGTCCCCGCAGCACAGCCGAAACCTGTGCCGCCTATGCAGCCGATAGTCGAGGCACAGCCTCAAAAAAGCGCCCCACCTGCTGTGCCGCCAAAACGAAAAAACACCGCAGCACCGAAGAAAAACGGCGGACGCAATACGCTGTGCATTGTGTTGTCCGTCCTGCTCTTAATACAGATCGCGGCGGTGGCCCTCTACGGTTGGCCGGGGTTTATGGTCGGCGGCGGGGTCAAGCGCCCTTCCGTACAGAAAAGCGACAGCTTTACCTTGCAGGAAGGGCAGACCGCAGTTTCAACCGATAGCGGCGTGACGGTGGACTTTGGCCCATATAACGCAATGGACGGAGAAAAGGTGTCGGTAAAGGAGCTGTCCGCCGACAGCGACAGCATAGAGGGCGGCACACGCACGGCCTATGACATTTCAGCCGGTGAACGCACCGAGTTTGACGGGCTTTTGACTATCACGCTGCCCTATGACGAAAGCGAAACCGATTCCACCGATGAGGAAGGCTCCGTGCTGGCGGAGTATTACAACAGGGAAACCGGCGAATGGGAGCTTGTGGACTACACCGTAAACACCACCGACAACACTGTTGCCATCACCACCGACCATCTTTCGGAATACTGCACCGTCACACTGAAGGACGCCGGTTCGCCCTACGCGCTGCTGTCCAAATTCAGCAGCAAACGTCTGGACGATGAAACCGCCCTCGCCATTTTGCAGGAATTTGAAGCGTCCGGCAAGCCCGGCGAGGTGGGTGACAGTTTGCTGCGCGGATTTTACAAGCAGTTCTTACCCATACAATACCAGCAATATCTCGGTGACGCTGAAGCGGAACTGGTACATGAGGTGCAGGGCTGGCTGATAGACGTAAGCGAACTGGCGGCGCAAGGCGGCGGCTATAAACAGGCGGCAAACATACTGGAGAAAAGCGGCTATATGCTCCTTGGGGTTTCCGCCTTATCACTGGGCGACACCATGATAGACGCATATAAGGGCAACGAATCTGCCGAAACGGTGGCGGCTGAGGCATATAAGCTGTCCTACAACGTGGGCGTGGCATTGCTGGACTATAAAAAAATCACCACCGGCATGGTACAGCTCTCCATGCTGGGGGTCATCGCCCTTGACTACTCTCTGAACAAGTTCATGGTCGCAGCCGACCAAACCTATAAGGACGCCCTGTTTAATGTGGTCATCGCTTACAACGAGGAGATACACCCGTGGACGGAGGCCGAATGGTACGCCCGTATTATGGGACTATACAAAAACCGTGGCGACGACCCGGAAAAGTTCAACGCCGCCCTGCGCGGTATTATGGAGAATTACAGCGCCCGTTACTTTTTCGATAACCCGGAGGAGCAGCTTGTAGCCACCAACGAAGCTGGGCTGCACGCCTACACCACGGGGCTTCTTCCCGAAACAGACGCCGCCCGTGAGTATTGCATCGAGCAGTATATGGCGCGTTTGGGCGAAAGGCTCCAGCCTGTGCTTTCGGACGTTGCACAGCGGATGCGCTATGATTCCCTCAAGGCTTACAGCAAAAACGCCACGGAGCTGCGTCAGGCGCTTAATGCGCCGCTGGAGTTTGAAATCATTGAGGAAATCCCCGACGGTGAAAAGAGTAAATACGCAGGCGCAACCGTGGTAATCTCCCGGCCGGGTGCACCTGTGGGCGGAGCTTGGACGGTGGGGCTTGATAAGGACGGGCGAGCTTCACTTGACGCCACCATCGTGGGCTACATACAGGCGGGATTGCCCACCCAGCTTCGCCTATGGAACAAGGGCGATGACCATTACGAGGATGCCCCGGCGTTGACGCAGGAATTTAAGGTGAAAGAAAAGATCACGGTAATCCCGCTGGGAGGCATGAGGATAGAAGCTAAATGGTTTGAGGGTTACTGGTCACAAGACCCGGATTATGATCCATATCTCGACGTAGCAATTAAGATATTGGACGAGAAAACCTGTGCATTTTATGTAGGCATCATGTCCCGTTACACGGAACTGGATGAGTCGAAGTATTATACGTGTAACTATGTATTTGACCCGGTAGGACATACTCTTATCATTGAAAACTATAAAGATTTCCCCGATGGCGTTATGCTGATTGCATGTGACAAATCCGAAGGGCAGTACGGGGCTGACTATATTCAGTTCAGGAAGGGAGAGGGATACCAATATTCAGCACTGGGGGATGTCATTCGTATGGAATAA
- a CDS encoding ubiquinol-cytochrome c reductase iron-sulfur subunit, producing the protein MENNPKGELSRRKFLGIMTGVPLVLSVGVPAVAVGKMISPPGALKPLPPKMAIFKEGELSEKPKEIVYDGLPAMIFKKGNEYRAFSRVCTHLGCTVMWNEAEKRFECPCHGGIFDEDGNVLEGPPPKPLTRLKAWVEEGYVMVQEEVV; encoded by the coding sequence ATGGAGAACAATCCTAAAGGGGAACTATCAAGACGCAAATTCCTGGGAATCATGACAGGGGTGCCCTTGGTTTTAAGTGTGGGAGTTCCGGCAGTCGCGGTAGGGAAAATGATCAGCCCCCCCGGGGCTCTAAAGCCCCTTCCTCCGAAAATGGCGATTTTCAAGGAAGGGGAACTGTCGGAGAAGCCCAAAGAAATCGTCTATGATGGTCTTCCGGCTATGATTTTCAAAAAGGGCAATGAATATAGAGCCTTTTCCAGGGTCTGCACCCATCTTGGCTGTACTGTAATGTGGAATGAAGCAGAGAAACGCTTTGAATGCCCTTGTCATGGCGGAATATTCGATGAAGACGGGAATGTTCTGGAAGGGCCGCCGCCGAAGCCTTTAACCCGTTTGAAGGCCTGGGTGGAAGAGGGGTATGTCATGGTACAAGAGGAGGTTGTTTAG
- a CDS encoding ABC transporter ATP-binding protein, with protein MEVSLRNITHHYRDGMGERVTPLRNLDLTMRSGESLVLYGPSGCGKSTLLFILGCMLKPSEGQVTIDGCSLLQYGEKDLAELRNRKIGFLFQMCYLLPTLTVRENIMLPFWIRGGKAGDRGADSKAVERLLEQLELEERADFLPYQLSGGQRRRVAMARALANDPEMILADEPTAELDEEKKGFVGKWLGEQAGKKKIVVVATHDPQLAAYAGRVYSLSQGQLQEKVLARETVCSSG; from the coding sequence ATGGAAGTATCATTAAGAAACATTACACACCATTACCGGGATGGTATGGGAGAGCGGGTTACTCCCCTGCGCAATCTTGATTTAACCATGCGGAGCGGAGAGTCTCTCGTGCTCTATGGGCCGTCTGGGTGTGGCAAGAGTACGCTGCTGTTTATCTTGGGTTGTATGCTAAAGCCTTCGGAAGGACAGGTGACGATAGACGGGTGCTCTCTCCTTCAATATGGTGAAAAGGATTTAGCCGAATTAAGAAACCGTAAAATTGGTTTCTTGTTTCAGATGTGCTATTTGCTCCCTACCCTGACTGTCAGAGAAAATATCATGCTTCCGTTCTGGATCCGGGGAGGGAAAGCAGGGGATAGAGGGGCGGATAGCAAGGCAGTTGAACGTTTGCTGGAACAGTTGGAGCTGGAGGAACGGGCTGATTTTTTGCCGTATCAGCTCAGCGGTGGTCAGAGACGCCGGGTGGCTATGGCCAGGGCCTTGGCTAATGACCCGGAGATGATTTTGGCCGATGAGCCTACGGCGGAGCTTGATGAGGAGAAAAAGGGCTTTGTGGGGAAGTGGCTGGGTGAGCAGGCAGGAAAAAAGAAGATTGTGGTGGTGGCTACTCACGACCCTCAATTAGCGGCTTATGCCGGGCGGGTTTACAGCTTAAGTCAGGGACAGCTGCAGGAAAAGGTTTTGGCAAGGGAAACCGTTTGTAGTTCGGGATAG
- a CDS encoding cytochrome b subunit of the bc complex has protein sequence MDINKKELDKDAVPFFPNHLTTEVSVALGIFGVVLFLAGVIPKDLGPPANPVMTPTHIEPDWYFMWLFGLLKIVPQLLGLLIPALLVIGVILLPWLDRSTSRRPEERPWVIWGAEIVLILMVVLTYIALHV, from the coding sequence ATGGATATCAATAAAAAAGAATTGGATAAGGATGCGGTACCGTTTTTTCCCAACCATTTAACCACTGAAGTCAGCGTGGCCCTTGGTATCTTTGGCGTTGTTCTTTTTCTGGCCGGAGTAATTCCCAAGGATCTGGGTCCCCCGGCCAATCCCGTCATGACCCCGACTCATATTGAACCGGATTGGTATTTTATGTGGCTTTTTGGCCTGTTAAAGATTGTCCCTCAGCTTTTGGGGTTGCTGATTCCGGCGCTGCTGGTTATCGGGGTTATCTTATTGCCATGGCTGGACAGAAGCACATCCCGCAGGCCTGAAGAGAGGCCATGGGTGATTTGGGGAGCAGAAATCGTACTGATCCTCATGGTGGTTTTGACTTATATTGCCCTGCATGTGTAG